tttttggatatcTATATCCTCCAACCAAAATAAccataaaaatacttaaaaatccATCTCAAAATAATAACGAAAAGAGACAATGATGGTAATGTCAAATAAATCTAATATTTTTGAGTTTTGGCTAACTTTCCCTTCCAAAGTtaaaagaaaagcatgagtcctAGCTATCACATTTAGGATAAAATACcccataaattgaacaaagtcaTAATTCATGACTTCTTCTTAACCCAAACTTAGGATGTCACTTGGAATCATCTCGATCCTTTTTCAATTCAAAAAGTTTCAAACTCTACCATCAACTTTTCCTCCACCAACTACAAGTAACCGTTGGAGAAAAGAATCAAGATCCCTCTCCTAATAATTCTtccccctcttttcttcttcctttagcCCATGAGTTCTAGCTTAGGAATTTTTAGCTTAGCTCTCCCATttcctcttcccttcttcttttgcttCAGTTCTTTGAGATCTAGATCGCGCCAAAACCAAGGAGCACATAAATAGACATCCAAAGAAGGCCAAAAACAGGGAGACACTAAAGCTAGAGGAGATGTCTAAGGTATCTCCTTCAAGGAGAAGCTTCATTTTTGCTTAAATCTGTATAATGATGATACTAGTTAATTCTTTTGTCATCAATAAAATTGTTCCTTGATGATCTATTGGCATGCTCTCTTGTTTTTTTGCTTGTTAGTTCATTTTTTTATGCATGCTTATTagctaataattttttaattcaaattctctTTGGGCATCTAGATAGATGGATAGGGTCCATGACTCCTAAATCTTACACTCTGAGAACTTCTTTCTATTATCAAAGTCCTAATTGATAGCAGCCTAAGTTGAATGAAGGGCTAGAATCCATCATCTTTAGACTCCATCCAGAATGTGCCTATCCAACAGGTGCATGCTAGGTCACCCTAGGCCCCTTTCAAAAAAAGGAAGTAAGGGCTTTGGTCTTTATATCTAGAGCTAGAGAGAGGTACCTTCTTTTTTTAGCCTTTTTTGATATTATTCTCAAGCTGTACTCAAACTAGATTTTGGAGGATCCACCTTATctcgtcttttttttttgggcttgcTTTTTGTTGGATAAATATCATAGAACAGTTTGCCAACTTTATAATCGACCAACTTACCAATGTTCTTATACTTCTCTAGataggcaatttatttttctacaGGTAGCATTTACTCATGAAATAGGAGAAAGTTTTACCCACCTAGAAAGTGGGTAAGTCATTCTCACcacccaaaaaaatatttttttattttatttctaaaatatctttaactatataataataatataacaataaaataatatattatagaaacaatataatatcatattataatattttttatattctaataatataataatgatattattatattatattattataatatatgctaatatatcataatatatattatattatattatgtataataaataatattactatatacaataatatttatataataaagggcattatagaaaattaggatagatcttagcaacttatccGAAAAAGTAGTAATGCAAAAGAACATTACTAATAGATTCCAGAGCTATTTTTCAATGCataaaaaatatagataaattatttttctatctAAATGTTCCATGGAAAATACTTATCTAAGTTTTTTAGCCTCCAatcttaattttttgatttttcttcatcTTAAAAAAACTAATGGCAACTCTATACCTACCTTGGCCCTCTAGTTAGAGCTGGTTATAGAGAGGAGAGTATCAACTTCTCTCAAGTCTAAAAATTAATATCACTAAAAGTACTAAAAACTAAGAATCATATATTCTGATGGTCTAACCTAGACATCAAGTAGGTGCAAGAATAAATGGTAAAAATGATATGAGACCATTCTTTTCTATAATCTAAGTATAACAATTTATTGATTTCcgatctatatttattttaatatatgtgGATCATGAACAACATGACAGATTCTTAATTTAAAtactttattatatattttagtaTGCTAGCATAATAAAATTGTTCTTTTTTTGTGTCCACAAGATGCATAAGTTAGAGACCACAAAAAAATGTGACTCTTAATTTTTATACAATTTTAGTGGTATTGATCATGATCAATAGTATGGATCTTTAATTTAAGTGCCTCATTATTGACTTGGACTTGATAAAAGTAGATACCCTCGCATAGTCTATAAATATATCCCTCCTCCAGATATTCCTAACCTCgtataaataaaattaagacAGATTTCTAGCAACCAAAAGACCTTACTAGCATAGTAAGCTAATACCTTTAAATAAAGTTTATTAATAAATTTACAATATATTAACATATAAGGAATtaaaatttatcatatttatacAATTTTAAAGAGTCGAGATCATCTCCAATTTCAGGTTGAATTGGAGAGGTCCAATCTCAGATCATAGGCCATTATGATTTAATGGACCTAGGACTTGGCTTGGCTATTTTTTGGGGGCTAGTTAGGTGGTATTATATGCTAATAGACCCTTATGTAGAACCAATTAAAATCTCGATCAaggagatgagggaggagagagtTTACATCAGGCAACACCAACGGTTACTATAGTGTCAATTTATATAGGATAAAAGAGACAATGGGTTAACTAAGTTGGAACATAAAGGGAAATAAAGAAGAGATtcatgtagttttttttttaaccttacAACCTATTTggaataaaacaaatagaaaggaGAAAATGAGATAGAAATCAAGTTTCCCACATTTCATTAGGAAAATAAGGAGAGAAGTGAAGAGAAACGAGACAAATTATTGCTCTCCAAACCCATAATTTTCTCTCAAACAAGGGAAAAGACTTTGAGAGAAAAGAAACCATACATAtaacaaataatttttaattcatCTTTTGCCTCAAAACCTGACAATTCAAATAAATTCTTTCATTCTCTCTTATGCATTCAAACAAGAGCAGAGAGCTATTTTGTTTTCTCAATTGTGTCCAAACAAAGCATTAGTGAGAatgataagagagagagagagagagagagagagagagagagagagagagagaaccaatTGCAAAATTCTCATCAATGGCATTGGTGATTGCAAGGGTGGAGAAGGACAAATGACCATAGTCCGGAAGGGAGCAAAAATAAGATGGAACTAGCAAACATGGGACGAGAACAATAATGATGTGAATTAAGTGTTTTAGGAGATCCAAAAGGTCGGCAAGCTTAATATAGCAACCTTGCTCGTGAAAATGTCGAATAACAATCATATTTCAATGTAAAACACAAACACCATCACCCCAGCAAGCTACTTCAGAATGAATGACTTGATGCTTCCAGCAAGCTTCAACCTAACATGACATTTTTAACTGAAGTACAAGAAAACCATTGCAGCATGAAAGTTATATGAAACCACAAGTCAGTCATCGCAGAAGACATCGTATTTTAAACTCCGCAAGGACAACCAATCACTTAGCCGAAAGGATTAGATTACGAATCAAAGTTAAAAAAGACATTAGTTTTTCAAAGGCAGTGATCCATTTGACAGCAAGATTAGTGGAGGAAGACTCATTATCCAGATAACCTAAAGAGAGCATCCTTTTAGAACCAAATCTTATTCCAAACAACTCATTTCACCAAGAACCTGCATGGGAAAACAGGAGCATCCTCATTTGTTTTCAGTTTACCTGCTCTGTGAACTCTGGTCAAATAAAACTTTCTTTTTGCtaaacccaaaaaaaagaagttacCTGAGAAATTACAAAATACAATGCCAAGAACTAACGACAAAATATTTTTCACAACCATACATCCTACTTATTTTCTCAGTATGTCAATGCATGACAACTGAGGCCTAATTTGATAAGAGAAAATTTTGTGCTATTAAGTTTTACATAATGCTCGGCTTGGTGGAGAAAGCTTATGACTCCCTTCAGAGGGCTACCAAAAGGTTTTACATAACCATATCACCaatcaaaaaaggaaaatagaaaataaaacatTTATATAAAGCCTTCAAATTCCTTTAGATCTAAAGAATCAAAATAATGGCTATGAGTTGTCACTTTAACACAACGAAAGTTGCTCTATGTAAGAACCTTGGTTTAATGCAGATTAGGAGAAAATAATTCGAAATCTTACCCAATGACATTCAGTTTTCATAACAATGAACATGGTAAACATTATATACAACCAGAAtcatcatgcattaaaataagtaACACAGAAAATATAATGTGGGATACACTTGAAATCCTTAGGGTAGTGGATATAAAAACATACtaaaagaatatgcatcattctTTGTATATCCAGCATTCTTTATGTCACAAACAAGAGGTAATAAATACAAGAAATGAGGATTAAAGTGTGCTTGCTTATAAATATAAGCATAATTATTATCATCAAGGCATATATGAAGAGAGAAGAACACATTTTCAGAGAGATCCATCACATAAAATAACCTTCTTTGGAGGTATTTACAGGTCCAGAGCATCATAAAATTTTTCATGAACACCAATTATTTTCCGCACCAGCCAAAGCACGAACAGCTCTGTaacaacaaataaataaatggataaacaaataaataaaatgtgaaaaaagaaaaagaataccaTTCTGAAAAGAACTATCAAGCACTAAAGGGTTTCTTCGTAATAGAAGGTCGCATAAAAAAGGAGTTACTAACAAAGAGACACACAAAATGCTCAACAGCAAATTACATAGCTACATGTTTCATTAGTTGCTAGACATAGGATTTGAAGATGGAAAAGAAGCACCAAAGATGCTTTCTGGCTGCATTTACCAAAGGCAATGTATTTTTCTATCAAAGCCTTCTGATACTACTCAGACAAGTGAAAGTGAAATATCCACAAGATCCAATTGAAGTTGATCCTTTTTGTTTGGTGCAGTGAAAGTGAAACAAGTAATGTTTCCATCAGAAGGTTCATAAATAGTTTAGAAGAGACAAGTAAATTTCTATTTCAAAATAACGTTTGGGCAATTTACTACTAATAAGCATAACACATCAACAGAAATATCACTGCAAAGCAATTTAATGAAGAGTTAGGAAATTATGGAAGATAGTGATCAATGAAAATAGAAAAGTCCGTTGCACATGGCAATTCGCTTGACACCTACTAACCTTCACTGCATATTAACCAAAAGTACCAATAATGCAAAACAACTTGACTATTGCACATTAAATAAGTTTGAAATGATTGGAAGTTAAATTCTTATTAAACATGGACAAAATTGATGCTTAAGTATAAATATCAAAAAGTTTATGCCCACAAACAGGCATTCACATGCACTGTTTACATGCAGCCGTGAATGCACTTAACAAGGCAACCTGTCAGTGACTGGCAACAAGTGCCCCATATCATGCCAAGAACTTCATGCTTCCGCCCAATCGCATGTGGCCATGCCAGCATGTAAGGCCACACACATAAAAGAATGTTTATAAGCAGTAATCTATAAATATTAGGCATTTTTAGTGCATTGCTTGCCGATTTAATAGAATACTGGCTAACCTTATTTGTACCAAGAACAAGTGGATCAGATCTACCTTACTCAAACCTCGTATTGGATACAAGTACAACCTCACATGATAGCAAAATCCACTTCAAGAATGAACTAAATTGTCTTAAAAATCATCTCATATAAAAACACAAAAGACTATCTTCTTAGATTCTAAGGCAGCTTTGCTAATATGCGCACAAGGGATGGAAGAAATCACTCACTGATGACTGGTGACTACCACCTTGATTGTGACCGTTGGGATATATTATATCATTGGAAATAACGGGAACTTTTGCTGATCCAGTCTGCTTTTCTTCCCTTACTTTGTTGAATATGTGGGTGAAACCATCAGCTGAGGAAGGATTATTTTCGTCCCACTCACCAAACTTGGGTACAGCCGATCCTTTTTCAGGCTGTCAATTCAGAAAACAATATCATATTTCTTTTATATGAATATGTGAGAACAATTAATGCTATTGCAAAACTGATGATTGGAAAGAAGATATAAGTTTACTGTTTCATCGCCTCGACCACCAGCCTTTAATCTGGATCTTCCTGCAGAGTTGGAAGTATGCCCGTGGCTACCTTCTGATGAACCCTTTCTTTCCCAGGAAGGAGAAGACGCTCCACCTCTGTTCACAGCTTTCACCTGATAATGGGGGTGAAGGGGAGAATGTTCAATGTTGTGGATGTGGTCTGATCCACCACTTGTTCTGCCTGCCCTCTTTTGCGGATCACCTGAAATAGGTCGATCCCCATAACGGTGATGAGGTGAGTCTGTGGTGGATTTCCGAGGTAGGGCATCATGATATAAAGGAGAGTCAGTAAGTTGACGATAATCATCTTCTCTGCTTGCGCGTCGCTCATCCTTGGGCTTCGGAGCTTCAGGATCAGATCCAATCCTAAATGGTGGGGCCTGAACTAGTGGAATATCTTTAGAAAATGCATCTGGGTTTTCTTGAGGATCATTGGGATTGATTAATTTCCCTCCAGCTTTACCCTTACGTGCATTGTCGAAATATTTAGTGTAAGGGGCATTTTCATCACTTTCCCAATTGCCAAATTTCGGAACATGGGCATGTTGCTGCAGTCAAATCAAACAGTACTTATGAGAAATAGAATATAATGGATATCTTCCTATTCTTGTGAAGAGATAATATTTGGCATCAAGACATGGGTTAAAGTTTTAATCCTGAAATGGCCTTTGGGTACTTCCCTATTGCAATTTGTACCACTCATAGTGCAGCAAACAATAACAAAGAGAACAGACAATCTAAGGGAGAACAGAAAAGCAGACTAGAGaacttgaaaaaaatatatccgAATTAACAATTTTCTTGAGGCATAAAATGCTGTAATTTCTTTGAGATTACCAAGCGGCCTATGTAGTTGAGCATACATCATCTATCTATCATCCACAAAAAGAGAATCCTTAATTACATTTAATAGCTTCTTATTTCTCTAAGTAAAAACTTTATGAAATTAACCCATTTGAGTAGACAAAATGCATATGAAAGGTGAAATTCAAGTATAGGTTTCTTCCACCAAGACAACATCTCTAAAATTCCTTCACCTAAGATATGTTGCTAACAGTATGCATTCTCATTTCTGATATATCTAGTATCCTCTATGGGAAGCTAGTTCTCACCATCCTTTCTTTCCCCAAAAGCTACAGAGCTGGCATCAAAAATGTGTTGGCGAACTGAGTGGTACACTAGGCCTTTGAGACGATGGGCCGAatgtttggcatgtttggtagAGTTGAAGCAAGGGTCTCAAGTGATATGATGCAAGTTGACAGAGGTAATGGGCAAGGACTAAATTAATTGGACATTTTAGACATTGATATCACTTATCGGAATCCATTTATCTTGACCATCAGCCGAAGGACTTAAAGCCATTCATTGCTCTTATTTTGGTAGTTTAGTATGTAGACACCTTGTGTAATGCTTCTTACAGGAGTCACTTATTCGAATATGTGCTTATGCTATCTATGTTCAAAATTTCCAATTTACACTTCCAGATGTGAGTCTAAGAGGGGGAATTGCATGTCCTTAATTTTTCTAACCTTAAACAGCTTGACTTAAGTTAAAGAATTCCAGCTTAAAATCTCAGGCATATTTCTTCTAGAACATCTTTGGACCCTAGGCAAAGAATCTTCTTAAACATAAACAATTGTAAAATACTATTTCTTGTTTCTCATATTAACCTTCTCATTGCCTAAATTTTCAGATCATTCTATACTCTAAACTCTCATCTCTATATTTGATATCTTAATTGGCTAAGGAACTGGAACAGCCCTTGAAGTTGACACATTACTTGGGGACCAGACAATGCAATTTCTAATCTTCAAGCCTGGTATTCTCAGACTGCAAGAGGACGACTAGCACAATTTAACTGCTCAACTAAATTTAAGTGTTATATAATGTAGGCTCTATAGATCAATCAGAATTTTGTTgggaaataattaaatcaactagGAGAGACAAAAATAATGCAGATTTCAGTTTCAGAAAGTTAAGAAAAGGGATCATACCATTCTTAAAAGGGTTGATATGAAGGGGAATAAATATTCAGGAAAATAGCAAGACTCGTAGTTAACTAAAACTTGCTCCATATTTTTCCCAAAACAGGAAAAAAAGGCATAATGATGAAGTTGCCACGTCAAATTGTGGCAGCTCATATTTTTCTCTACTTAAGAAAGTCCGCTCATTTCTGCATATTTTCACTGTCCGGACAAATGGTTGTCTCATTCCTTCTCCAAACATCATCAATTCTCTCATGACTATTGTATTAGAAATCCTTTCAATATCCCCTCACCATTATAATATACAACAATATATATGTTTCCTGTACCTAAAATTGCTTCATACACCCATTCAAAATTCTTAATGCCCCATGCCCCACACTCATACAAACAAGTTCATTCTATTTTAAATAGATGACAATATTGAAGCAACCAACACCTGATTTTCCAGTCATGCCATCTCAATCTGTGCAAGCATGTGTGTgcctcagagagagagagagagagagagagagagagagagagagagagagaatttagGTGGATCTCACTAATCAATGTTGGTAAAGATCTTCTAATATCACGAGATTTATCTAGAACTTAATATTATTTTCCTGAGAGTGACTTGTATTAGAAGTGAGTTTGCATGATCTAAGAGTAAACAATTGGAATTTAAAGGTTCAAATCAAGCGAAGCTGTTTGTATCTTGCAAGTTTCCAACTAGAGAAAAAAATCAGCAAGTTTAACAAGTCAAAGATTCAGAGGAGATTAAGGTTTTAAAACTcggttttggttttggtttctATTCCCTACGTAGAATGTTCATTTCTGCTGTTTTGGTGGTTTTGGTAGTTACACTCCAAGTTTTGAAGTTTTGGCCAGAAAAGTCAGATAACATTTCAAAACcgaaaaataaggaaaaaaaaaggaattaagGCAAGTTATTTCACATCATTTTATTGTGcctttttgttacctgggattGTGACTTACAAGGCTTGGGTAGATTCAGGCAGAAACAGGACTATATTGAAGCTTAATGCATTAAGTAGCTTAGAATAATGTCCTACTCCATTAAGTACGAATGCCAAACATCACTTAGTCGAGCATAAATTAACACATATACAAAAGTATATAATTAATTGCACACCTATGTAGTACCACAGGAGTGAAAAATTAGTAACCTATCTAAACAAGAAAAATCAATCTAAACATAATCTATTTTAATGACCAATGTAAGCCAAACAAAGGACCACATAAGTAAGAAAGCATTTTATTTCATTCCTTTTATTTtaccatttttattatattctgaAAAGGTAAACATTTAAGCAAGAAAAAGATCACATCAACACATTATTTCTTTTAGGATTTTTTGCGTATATACCCTTACAAGTAtagcttatttatatttgcccTCAATCAAAACTTATCCATTTTGGCCAAAGTGGATCAGTTTTAGCCAAGATTCTAAATACTGATGTCAAACCTCGTATCTTTCTTCATCGGAATCATACGATATATGGCATCGATGTGCATAACGCAACAGACaacataacaaaaaaaaaaaaaattactagtaCTATCAGTACGGTTGGTAAAATACCATTGCTATGCACTGTATGGATTGGTATGGCTGGTACATAACGGTATAGAAGGTTTCAGTGGACCAGTGCTGGTTTTTCATATGAATGGTACAATGCTGACGATACTATGCCGAACCTACCAGTTTTCTAATCCATGGTTTCAACTAGAACTGAAAACCTTATAAGAGATTAttggaagaaaaaataaatatgcaagggAAAAAAACATACTGAGTTTTGAAAGATGTGAGTCAGGGTtttgagagagaagagagagctaGGCATGGGTTAAGATAGCTTAAAAGGAAACTCTAATGGTCATAGGGCTGCAAAAATAAAGAGTACACATAGTGGGGACAGGGGGATGTAAGAATTTACATTCATCACAAACACTTTGAAGGGCCAAGTAATGTGGATAAGGATAAAATGGTGACCTCTCCCACCTCAGAACAAAAAAAACTTGGACACCTTATTGTCAACAGTATCTCACCATCAAATTTTAGATTTGCCTTTCAACTTTACTTTCTTTTAAAATCTTCTTAGCTACTAGGTTTATATAATTTAccatttctttttattatagAGAACAATATGGTTATAGGGTGAATAGCATTAAAAAATTCAAGCCAGGGGTTCAATTGGAGTAGTAATCGGGCTTCCCTTTTGTCTGAGATCAATAAACGTTTGGTTAAAATATCTAGGAAAGATTGTGGCAATACTAAGCCAACTATGATCATGTCCCAATGCATTATGACACAATAGAAAGCAATGGGGGTCCATCTCATTTCAGCTTTTAAAAGACAATGACTCAATTTTGATAATCTAGTCCAAGAGTGATGGTAGCCTTTTGTTATGAGAGGTGATGTTACTGAGGTTGTTGCATGACTGGCTCATGCATGACAAGCTTTCACTCAAAACAGTGTTCTCAAAAAAAGGTTGCAATATGCAGGCAGTCAAAGGCCACGTATGCAGTACACTGGCTGCATATGCAGGAGCACATGTGGTTAGTATTTTTTTGactgtaaaataaaataaaatacattAAGTACAACAAAAGCAACAAAATGATAGTAatgttttttttggaaaaacaaTATCAATATTAGTAACAAAAACAACTAATAATTAGTGGTTATTATTTAGTATTTAATTCTAATAACAATAGTTACTGCTGCCGCTAAGTTCCAAACTGAGGTTGGAGCGTAGTTGGCTGACCTTGAGGTCAGTGGGAACCGAGCTAAACCGGCTGGCCGACATTTGGAGAGGCTGGTCTCCTCCAGATTGGCCTGCAAAATGTTTGCTTGTTGGAGAGTTTCCGGCGGAAGAccttccgatgcctaagtcagaatagAGAGACAACAATATGGAAGAGAGAGATTTCAACAGGCTGTAATTCTCTGTGAATAATATTGCATGATATCGCATTACGCACCCGAGGTCCCCCGAATCACCCCTTTATATAGAGGAGTCAATTTTGTTATTACCTAGGTTGGCATGATGTGCACCAATCCCCAGGCAGCGGCTAGTAGTATGGCTTCGGTGTGGGCGACATACAGTACTGATCGTACATCGAATGCAGAGCTGCCATTACAGCCAGTTGTTATCACAACAGCCGGTTGCAAGGACTATCAGTCCTTGTCGGCACGTGTCGATTGGCTCTTTGGTCAGAGGTAAAGTTATTCATCTCGGTCGGTTGGCTCCTCGATTGGGGCCGAAGTTGCCTACCTCGATTTGTACCAAGGTAGTCGAGGTTGATCTGGTCCGAGATAGAGGTGTCCAATATTTCTCCTATCAATTACAATATAATTGAAACCTATATTCAGCCTAAGTATCAGTTTGAACATGCTCCATCTCCACATGCCCATATACAAGTGGGCATATACTTGGCCCACGCAATGCCAAGTGGGCCACATATGCAGTTGTATAAAGTTACTTGAGCGACATATATAGATGCACATTGCTAAGCGGACTAACTTTCATCCCATAAC
This is a stretch of genomic DNA from Phoenix dactylifera cultivar Barhee BC4 chromosome 9, palm_55x_up_171113_PBpolish2nd_filt_p, whole genome shotgun sequence. It encodes these proteins:
- the LOC103716136 gene encoding RPM1-interacting protein 4 isoform X2, producing the protein MRYHAILFTENYSLLKSLSSILLSLYSDLGIGRSSAGNSPTSKHFAGQSGGDQPLQMSASRFSSVPTDLKQHAHVPKFGNWESDENAPYTKYFDNARKGKAGGKLINPNDPQENPDAFSKDIPLVQAPPFRIGSDPEAPKPKDERRASREDDYRQLTDSPLYHDALPRKSTTDSPHHRYGDRPISGDPQKRAGRTSGGSDHIHNIEHSPLHPHYQVKAVNRGGASSPSWERKGSSEGSHGHTSNSAGRSRLKAGGRGDETPEKGSAVPKFGEWDENNPSSADGFTHIFNKVREEKQTGSAKVPVISNDIIYPNGHNQGGSHQSSSCSCFGWCGK
- the LOC103716136 gene encoding RPM1-interacting protein 4 isoform X1, translating into MTGGVGQCSSLLLITSLLSFSRIIIFPLILLSLLSKGPLRRRLPDQKSLIFSSNSPPRFGKRRGEEAPGSGKGAPFLPFWGIFPLLGSGSVDMAQHAHVPKFGNWESDENAPYTKYFDNARKGKAGGKLINPNDPQENPDAFSKDIPLVQAPPFRIGSDPEAPKPKDERRASREDDYRQLTDSPLYHDALPRKSTTDSPHHRYGDRPISGDPQKRAGRTSGGSDHIHNIEHSPLHPHYQVKAVNRGGASSPSWERKGSSEGSHGHTSNSAGRSRLKAGGRGDETPEKGSAVPKFGEWDENNPSSADGFTHIFNKVREEKQTGSAKVPVISNDIIYPNGHNQGGSHQSSSCSCFGWCGK